The DNA sequence GTTGCAAGTGCAGCGCTGGTGCTGCTTCCTAAGGGTCCGAATGGATTTGGTTCTGGCGGGTATCTGCTATGGCCGCTCTTCGGAACAAGCAATCAGCTTCTGGCAGGAGTCAGCCTTTTGCTGATCAGCATCTGGCTGAAGCGCCAGGGCAGGAATTTCCTCGTTACTTTTATACCGATGGTTTTTGTATTCATTATGACTCTGTGGGCGATGATCAAGCAGGTTGTATTTGACTGGTCAGGATTAGGTACAGCAGACGCCAATATGCTTCTGTTTATTTTGGGAGGGCTGATACTTGTGTTTGTTTTCTGGATCATCCTGGAAGCATTTGCAGCTTTCAGGAGGGATGCCCCGCCAGCAGACACAACCCATCATTTCTAAAGCCTGGCCGGCATTGCCGGCCATTGCTTTTTCTGACTGAGAGGAGGCGAAAGTGATGGACTTGCTGTCACAGCTGAAAAAGGCTGCTGCTTTTTATGATGAGGTGCTAAGGCTCCCGCATCGGGCCGAAATTGTGAGGGAGCTCAGGGATGAAGAGGATTTATTCATTCTTTTATGCTTCTCGGAAATGGCAGGGCTGCCCAATCCAGCTTTTTATTACACGCTGGAGCTTTATCCGCATATCATCGAGAAATTCCATGAGTGGCATCTCCGGATGGGGATGGAAAAGTCTCCGCTTGACGGAATCCGCTGCTGCTGAAAAGGAGGCTATGAAACTGATACTGGATAAAAAGGTTTATTTTGTCGGAGGAAAAGGGGGAGTAGGGAAAAGCACCTGTTCTGCGGCGCTTGCCCTGCTGCTTTCAGAAAAAGGAAAAAAAGTTCTTCTCGTTTCAACGGATCCTGCCCATAATACTGGGGACCTGTTCCATCTTAAGCCGGGTCAGGGTATCATGAATGTCAGCCAGAACCTCGATATTCTTGAAATTAATTCTGAGAGAGAAGCTAAAAGATATATTGAAGAGGTAAAAGGCAATCTCAAAGGCTTGGTCAAAGCGTCTATGGCTGAAGAGGTATACCGCCAGATCGATTTGGCCGCATCTTCTCCAGGCGCCGATGAAGCGGCCGTATTCGACCGGATCACTTCCCTGCTGCTTGATGAAATGGCCGCCTACGATACCATTGTGTTTGATACTGCCCCGACAGGACATACAATCCGGCTGCTGACACTTCCTGAGCTGATGAGTGCCTGGATAGACGGGCTGCTTCAAAGAAGAAAGAAAAATAACGATAACTTCGCCCAATGGATGAATGACGGGGAACCAGTTGAGGATCCCATATACGAAAAGCTTCTCAGCCGCAAAAATAAGTTTGCCAAAGTGCGGGAAATCCTCTTGGACAGCCAGTCTGCAGCCTGCCTGTTCGTCCTGAATGCCGAGCGTCTCCCGATCCTCGAAACAGAAAAAGCGGTTAGGGTCCTGGCTGGCCATGGACTTCATACGGAGGCAGTCATAGTCAATAAAGTGATACCGGAAGAAGCAGACGGCCGTTTCATGAAGATGAGAAGAGAAAATGAAAATCAGCATCTTAATGAGATCAGCAAGGTGTTCTCTGCTATGAAGAATATCCATATTCCCCTGTTTCATCATGATATATCAGAGCCTGCTCATCTAGGCGTGTTTGCCAGGCATTTAAGCTCCGAACTGGTGAAAAGCATAGAATAACAGGAGTGGTTCAAGAGCCACTGGATTTTTTGTAAGCAAGCCTATATGATAGCAATGAAAGGGCTTTGACCTTGATTGGAAAGGGGAGGATTGACCATGAACACACCGATAGGACGCTTTCGCATCATGGGGTTTCTTGAGGGAGGCTCGCTGCTGGTCCTGCTGTTCATCGCGATGCCTTTGAAGTATTTTGCCGGATTTCCGGAGGCGGTTACTGTAGTAGGTTCCCTGCATGGATTTTTGTTTGTTACATACCTGTTCATCATCGCCTATGTGACCTTTAAGGTCCGCTGGTCCTTTATATGGGTCGCAAGTGCATTGGCTGTAGCTTTTATCCCATTCGGCAATTTCGTTTTGGATTCTAGGCTGAGAAAATCGAGATTTGCCTGAAAAGCCGGTTTCCCGGCTTTTTTTGTTTTGAAATTTTTAAATTGTAAGTCCTATGGATAATGATCAGTGCTTGATCAACCTACAGCAGCTTCAATACATTGAAGTAATAGTTATATTTATTAAAGGGGGCTGCTGATTTGCGTTCCAGGCACTTCGCTTTCCGCGGGGCGGCGCTGAGCCTCCTCGTCGTACCTCCTGCGGGGTCTCAGCTCTGCCGCTGCAATCCCGCAGGAGTCTACGTGCCTTCCACTCCAATCAGCAGGGCTTCTAGAATTCGATAGCGTTCCCTCATAGCTTATATTTTTTTAGATTCGCAGACAAATTCATTTTCTTCGACGGCTTACCCCGCCATTACGCCTGCCCCTTGAAACTCTCTTTCACACACATCCCAGATAACCCTTTTTGAAAAATTTATCATCACCCATGTCCTTTTCGCCGGCAAATCTATATATAGAAGGTGAAAGGAGGTGATGCACGATGGCACAAACAGTTGCAGCAGCTACCAGCCTTCGAATCTACTTCGAAACAGGAATGAACGAAAAAGGCGATCCGATTTACAAGTCCAAGACATTGTCCAATGTAAAAAACTCAGCTACCGCTGACCAGCTTCACCAGGCAGCCCAGGCGTTCGGATCTCTAAGCGAACATCCTGTCAACTCTGTTCAAAGAAACGACACCTTTGATGTAATCGCCTAATAAAAATGAATCGGGAAAGGAGGTGAGATGATGGCTAAAACACTGGAAATCCAATTTCTCACTGAAAACGGCAAAACCGCATCCCTGACAGTAGATTCACCAAAAGAACCAATCGATACGGCCGCCGTGAAGCAGGCAATGGAAGAGCTGATCGCAGCTGACATTTTTGCAGGGCCCAGCGGAAAGCTGGTTTCTGTCAAAGGAGCCAGAGTAATTGACCGCAATGTAACTGACTATGAACTAGTGTAATAGAAGCAGGGCCGGTGCCGTCATGGGCCGGCCTCTTTCTTTATTAGAACTCTTTGAAGAAGAGACCAAAATCCTTAGGAGGAGGAATAGTATGGACCAATTAATTCCATTAATCAGCGATGTAGGATTCCCGATTGTTGTCACTTTGTATCTGCTTCACCGGATTGAGGCGAAGCTGGATTCAGTGGTGCAATCCATACAGAATCTGCCCGGCAGTTTAAAGGAAAAAGCCAGGCATGACAGTGCTTCCGGCCTATAATGAAACAGGTGCCAATCCTTGACAGTAAATTGGAATAATGCTACATTTAAATCAGCCGTTCTGCACCGTGATAGATTTGCAAAGCTGCTTGTTCCAGAGGTTAATACTTGCTTGGAGAAGTGAAGATTCGTAAAAGCTATATGCGCTGTAAATGGTGAATTAACACATGGCTGAAGCTGGCCATTAGGAGGATTTTTCTTATGAAAAACGGTAAAGTAAAATGGTTTAATGCAGAAAAAGGTTTTGGTTTCATCGAAGCTGAAGACGGAAACGATGTATTCGTTCACTATTCTGCTATCCAATCAGAAGGTTTTAAATCCCTGGAAGAAGGCCAAGAAGTTTCTTTCGAAGTTGTTGAAGGAGCTCGCGGACCTCAAGCGGCTAACGTTACTAAACTATAATTAGAAATACCATATATCGCAGTTCAGCCTCCGCGGCTGGACTGTTTTTTTATTTAAAAAGCAGGGGCTTCAAGCGGCGCGGCCTTCATCCATATTGGCAAATGCCCTGCAGATCAGAAGGATATCTTTATAAATAGCCTTTTTGACCGGCTTTACATTGCAGCGGCAGTATTCATTCAATAACTCTTTCAATTCATTTAAAAAAATCATTTGTTCTGTCATTTTTTCTCTGCCTCCATTTTAGTCTTATATTACTACTACTATATACCCATCATGAGCCATTTGAAACCTGCCTAAGTAAATTCAGTCTTTTCTGGAAAAATTTCCTCAGTGAGAAAGTGCGTTTTCTGTTAAAATAAGAGAACAAACATTCTGGATGAAAGCTTCCTATTTTTTCAGAAACCATCACTATCCTCTTTTTGATATAATGATAGGATTCTGAAATAGAAGCAATAAGGTTAAAAGAGGGGGAGAATCATGAAGTTTATCCATACGGCAGACTGGCATCTGGGCAAGCTTGTCCATGGTGTGTATATGACAGATGATCAGCGGGAGGTGCTGCAGCAGTTTGTCAAACTGGTGGAGGAAGAAAAGCCGGACGCCATTGTTATAGCAGGCGACCTTTATGACCGTTCTGTCCCGCCGACAGATGCTGTACGCCTGCTGGACGAAACCCTGTTTAAGCTTAATATTGATCTTAAAACGCCGATTGTGGCGATTTCCGGGAACCATGACAGTGCTGAACGACTGTCTTTCGGCAGCTCGTGGTATCAGCACAGCCAGTTTTATCTGAACGGCAATATTGAAGCCAGCTTTCGTCCTGTACATATAAATGGCGTTAACTTCTACCTGGTCCCTTATGCAGAACCCGGTACTGTCAGGCAGCTATTGGGAGACGATTCCATCCACTCCCATCAGGATGCCATGAAGAGCCTTATCGGAAAAATGGAAGAAACAATCAATCCTAATGAACCGAATGTGCTTGTCGGCCATGCCTTCGTGCTGGGAGGACAAACCAGCGATTCTGAAAGGACTTTATCTGTCGGCGGTTCCGGCTGCGTCACTGCGGATCTTTTTGCGCCTTTCTCCTATACGGCGCTCGGCCATCTTCACAGCCCGGACGCCATCAAGCATGATACAGTCAGGTATGCCGGCTCACTGCTGAAGTACTCTTTTTCTGAAGCTAAGCAGAAAAAGTCAGTTTCCATCATTGAGATGAATGATAATGGCTCTTTTGACATCCGCGAACATTCTCTTGCTCCCAAGCAGGATATGCGCGAGGTGGAAGGCTATCTGGAGGAGCTTCTCGATCCATCGTTTGCGGAAGGGCAGAATCATTTGGATTATCTGAAAATCACCCTGCTGGATGACGGCAGCCTCATTGATCCGATGGGCAAACTGCGGCAGTTATATCCGAACGTCCTCCATCTGGACAGAAAAATCGAACAGACCGACCTGAAAAGGAAAATAGCCTTCCAGGCTGTGAAAGAAGAGAAAAAATCCGA is a window from the Bacillus infantis NRRL B-14911 genome containing:
- a CDS encoding DUF2922 domain-containing protein, giving the protein MAKTLEIQFLTENGKTASLTVDSPKEPIDTAAVKQAMEELIAADIFAGPSGKLVSVKGARVIDRNVTDYELV
- a CDS encoding ArsA family ATPase, whose translation is MKLILDKKVYFVGGKGGVGKSTCSAALALLLSEKGKKVLLVSTDPAHNTGDLFHLKPGQGIMNVSQNLDILEINSEREAKRYIEEVKGNLKGLVKASMAEEVYRQIDLAASSPGADEAAVFDRITSLLLDEMAAYDTIVFDTAPTGHTIRLLTLPELMSAWIDGLLQRRKKNNDNFAQWMNDGEPVEDPIYEKLLSRKNKFAKVREILLDSQSAACLFVLNAERLPILETEKAVRVLAGHGLHTEAVIVNKVIPEEADGRFMKMRRENENQHLNEISKVFSAMKNIHIPLFHHDISEPAHLGVFARHLSSELVKSIE
- a CDS encoding cory-CC-star protein — protein: MDLLSQLKKAAAFYDEVLRLPHRAEIVRELRDEEDLFILLCFSEMAGLPNPAFYYTLELYPHIIEKFHEWHLRMGMEKSPLDGIRCC
- a CDS encoding DUF3817 domain-containing protein, which translates into the protein MNTPIGRFRIMGFLEGGSLLVLLFIAMPLKYFAGFPEAVTVVGSLHGFLFVTYLFIIAYVTFKVRWSFIWVASALAVAFIPFGNFVLDSRLRKSRFA
- a CDS encoding DUF1659 domain-containing protein, which translates into the protein MAQTVAAATSLRIYFETGMNEKGDPIYKSKTLSNVKNSATADQLHQAAQAFGSLSEHPVNSVQRNDTFDVIA
- a CDS encoding exonuclease SbcCD subunit D gives rise to the protein MKFIHTADWHLGKLVHGVYMTDDQREVLQQFVKLVEEEKPDAIVIAGDLYDRSVPPTDAVRLLDETLFKLNIDLKTPIVAISGNHDSAERLSFGSSWYQHSQFYLNGNIEASFRPVHINGVNFYLVPYAEPGTVRQLLGDDSIHSHQDAMKSLIGKMEETINPNEPNVLVGHAFVLGGQTSDSERTLSVGGSGCVTADLFAPFSYTALGHLHSPDAIKHDTVRYAGSLLKYSFSEAKQKKSVSIIEMNDNGSFDIREHSLAPKQDMREVEGYLEELLDPSFAEGQNHLDYLKITLLDDGSLIDPMGKLRQLYPNVLHLDRKIEQTDLKRKIAFQAVKEEKKSELDLFEQFYKEMTEAEFTEDKKSAMADIIQSVLKEEGLK
- a CDS encoding YvrJ family protein — protein: MDQLIPLISDVGFPIVVTLYLLHRIEAKLDSVVQSIQNLPGSLKEKARHDSASGL
- a CDS encoding cold-shock protein; its protein translation is MKNGKVKWFNAEKGFGFIEAEDGNDVFVHYSAIQSEGFKSLEEGQEVSFEVVEGARGPQAANVTKL